The following are from one region of the Numenius arquata chromosome 23, bNumArq3.hap1.1, whole genome shotgun sequence genome:
- the KAT7 gene encoding histone acetyltransferase KAT7 isoform X4: MPRRKRNAGSSSDGTEDSDFSTDPEHTDSSESDGTSRRSARVTRSSARLSQSSQDSSPVRNPPSFGAEEPVYSTRRVTRSQQQPAPVTPKKYPLRQTRSSGSETEQVVDFSDRGHLTGKHERHFSISGCPLYHNLSADECKVRAQSRDKQIEERMLAHRQDDNNRHATRHQAPTERQLRYKEKVAELRKKRNSGLSKEQKEKYMEHRQTYGNTREPLLENLTSEYDLELFRRAQARASEDLEKLRLQGQITEGSNMIKTIAFGRYELDTWYHSPYPEEYARLGRLYMCEFCLKYMKSQTILRRHMAKCVWKHPPGDEIYRKGSISVFEVDGKKNKIYCQNLCLLAKLFLDHKTLYYDVEPFLFYVMTEADNTGCHLIGYFSKEKNSFLNYNVSCILTMPQYMRQGYGKMLIDFSYLLSKVEEKVGSPERPLSDLGLISYRSYWKEVLLRYLHNFQGKEISIKEISQETAVNPVDIVSTLQALQMLKYWKGKHLVLKRQDLIDEWIAKEAKRSNSNKIMDPSCLKWTPPKGT, from the exons ATGCCGCGCAGGAAG AGGAATGCGGGCAGTAGCTCAGATGGAACAGAAGACTCCGATTTCTCTACCGATCCTGAGCATACAGACAGCTCTGAAAGCGATGGCACATCACGACGATCTGCCCGTGTCACCCGTTCCTCAGCCAGACTCAGTCAAAGCTCTCAAG ATTCCAGTCCGGTTCGTAATCCACCATCGTTTGGAGCAGAAGAGCCGGTCTATTCTACGCGGAGGGTAACCCGCAGCCAACAGCAACCCGCTCCCGTGACGCCAAAGAAATACCCGCTCCGGCAGACTCGCTCCTCTGGGTCAGAGACCGAGCAAGTGGTTGACTTTTCTGACAGAG GACACCTAACTGGAAAACACGAGCGACACTTCTCCATATCGGGATGCCCACTGTATCATAATCTTTCAGCAGATGAGTGCAAG GTTCGAGCCCAGAGCCGGGATAAGCAGATTGAGGAGAGAATGCTGGCCCATCGGCAGGATGACAACAACAGGCATGCCACCAGACACCAG GCACCAACAGAGAGACAGCTGCGATACAAAGAGAAAGTAGCTGAGCTCAGGAAGAAGAGGAACTCGGGCCTGAGcaaggagcaaaaagaaaaatatatg GAGCACAGACAAACCTATGGCAATACCAGGGAACCTCTGCTCGAAAACCTGACGAGTGAGTATGACCTCGAGCTTTTCCGAAGAGCGCAAGCACGAGCATCTGAGGACCTG GAGAAGTTGCGGCTCCAGGGCCAGATCACAGAAGGCAGCAACATGATTAAAACAATCGCTTTTGGTCGTTATGAGCTGGATACCTGGTATCATTCTCCCTACCCAGAGGAATACGCTCGTCTGGGACGTCTCTACATGTGCGAGTTCTGTCTCAAATACATGAAGAGCCAGACAATACTGCGCCGACACATG GCAAAATGTGTTTGGAAACATCCACCAGGTGATGAAATCTACCGCAAAGGCTCCATTTCGGTGTTTGAAGTGGATGGGAAAAAGAACAAG ATCTACTGTCAAAACCTGTGTCTGCTGGCAAAACTTTTCTTGGACCATAAAACACTGTATTACGATGTTGAACCCTTCCTCTTCTATGTCATGACGGAAGCTGACAACACTGGCTGTCACCTGATAGGATATTTCTCCAAG GAGAAGAATTCTTTTCTCAACTACAATGTTTCTTGTATCCTGACGATGCCTCAATATATGAGGCAGGGTTACGGCAAAATGCTCATTGACTTCA gctATTTGCTTTCTAAAGTAGAAGAAAAAGTTGGCTCTCCAGAACGCCCTCTGTCTGACTTAGGTCTCATCAGCTACCGCAGTTACTGGAAGGAAGTTCTCCTTCGTTACCTGCATAATTTCCAAGGAAAAGAGATCTCTATAAAAG AAATCAGTCAGGAGACCGCAGTGAACCCCGTCGACATTGTTAGCACGTTGCAGGCGCTTCAGATGCTCAAGTACTGGAAGGGAAAACACCTGGTCCTAAAAAGACAG GATCTGATTGATGAATGGATAGCCAAAGAGGCAAAAAGATCCAACAGCAATAAGATAATGGATCCCAGCTGTTTGAAATGGACCCCTCCTAAGGGAACTTAA
- the KAT7 gene encoding histone acetyltransferase KAT7 isoform X3 yields MPRRKRNAGSSSDGTEDSDFSTDPEHTDSSESDGTSRRSARVTRSSARLSQSSQDSSPVRNPPSFGAEEPVYSTRRVTRSQQQPAPVTPKKYPLRQTRSSGSETEQVVDFSDRDTKNAADHDESPPRTPTGNAPSSESDIDISSPNVSHDESIAKDMSMKDSGSDLSHRPKRRRFHESYNFNMKCPTPGCNSLGHLTGKHERHFSISGCPLYHNLSADECKAPTERQLRYKEKVAELRKKRNSGLSKEQKEKYMEHRQTYGNTREPLLENLTSEYDLELFRRAQARASEDLEKLRLQGQITEGSNMIKTIAFGRYELDTWYHSPYPEEYARLGRLYMCEFCLKYMKSQTILRRHMAKCVWKHPPGDEIYRKGSISVFEVDGKKNKIYCQNLCLLAKLFLDHKTLYYDVEPFLFYVMTEADNTGCHLIGYFSKEKNSFLNYNVSCILTMPQYMRQGYGKMLIDFSYLLSKVEEKVGSPERPLSDLGLISYRSYWKEVLLRYLHNFQGKEISIKEISQETAVNPVDIVSTLQALQMLKYWKGKHLVLKRQDLIDEWIAKEAKRSNSNKIMDPSCLKWTPPKGT; encoded by the exons ATGCCGCGCAGGAAG AGGAATGCGGGCAGTAGCTCAGATGGAACAGAAGACTCCGATTTCTCTACCGATCCTGAGCATACAGACAGCTCTGAAAGCGATGGCACATCACGACGATCTGCCCGTGTCACCCGTTCCTCAGCCAGACTCAGTCAAAGCTCTCAAG ATTCCAGTCCGGTTCGTAATCCACCATCGTTTGGAGCAGAAGAGCCGGTCTATTCTACGCGGAGGGTAACCCGCAGCCAACAGCAACCCGCTCCCGTGACGCCAAAGAAATACCCGCTCCGGCAGACTCGCTCCTCTGGGTCAGAGACCGAGCAAGTGGTTGACTTTTCTGACAGAG ACACTAAAAATGCAGCGGATCACGATGAGTCTCCACCTCGTACCCCCACCGGGAATGCCCCTTCCTCAGAGTCTGATATTGATATCTCCAGTCCAAATGTATCCCATGATGAGAGCATTGCCAAGGACATGTCCATGAAGGATTCTGGAAGTGACCTGTCTCACCGCCCTAAGCGCCGCCGCTTCCATGAAAGCTACAATTTCAACATGAAATGTCCCACTCCTGGTTGTAACTCTTTAG GACACCTAACTGGAAAACACGAGCGACACTTCTCCATATCGGGATGCCCACTGTATCATAATCTTTCAGCAGATGAGTGCAAG GCACCAACAGAGAGACAGCTGCGATACAAAGAGAAAGTAGCTGAGCTCAGGAAGAAGAGGAACTCGGGCCTGAGcaaggagcaaaaagaaaaatatatg GAGCACAGACAAACCTATGGCAATACCAGGGAACCTCTGCTCGAAAACCTGACGAGTGAGTATGACCTCGAGCTTTTCCGAAGAGCGCAAGCACGAGCATCTGAGGACCTG GAGAAGTTGCGGCTCCAGGGCCAGATCACAGAAGGCAGCAACATGATTAAAACAATCGCTTTTGGTCGTTATGAGCTGGATACCTGGTATCATTCTCCCTACCCAGAGGAATACGCTCGTCTGGGACGTCTCTACATGTGCGAGTTCTGTCTCAAATACATGAAGAGCCAGACAATACTGCGCCGACACATG GCAAAATGTGTTTGGAAACATCCACCAGGTGATGAAATCTACCGCAAAGGCTCCATTTCGGTGTTTGAAGTGGATGGGAAAAAGAACAAG ATCTACTGTCAAAACCTGTGTCTGCTGGCAAAACTTTTCTTGGACCATAAAACACTGTATTACGATGTTGAACCCTTCCTCTTCTATGTCATGACGGAAGCTGACAACACTGGCTGTCACCTGATAGGATATTTCTCCAAG GAGAAGAATTCTTTTCTCAACTACAATGTTTCTTGTATCCTGACGATGCCTCAATATATGAGGCAGGGTTACGGCAAAATGCTCATTGACTTCA gctATTTGCTTTCTAAAGTAGAAGAAAAAGTTGGCTCTCCAGAACGCCCTCTGTCTGACTTAGGTCTCATCAGCTACCGCAGTTACTGGAAGGAAGTTCTCCTTCGTTACCTGCATAATTTCCAAGGAAAAGAGATCTCTATAAAAG AAATCAGTCAGGAGACCGCAGTGAACCCCGTCGACATTGTTAGCACGTTGCAGGCGCTTCAGATGCTCAAGTACTGGAAGGGAAAACACCTGGTCCTAAAAAGACAG GATCTGATTGATGAATGGATAGCCAAAGAGGCAAAAAGATCCAACAGCAATAAGATAATGGATCCCAGCTGTTTGAAATGGACCCCTCCTAAGGGAACTTAA
- the KAT7 gene encoding histone acetyltransferase KAT7 isoform X2 — MPRRKRNAGSSSDGTEDSDFSTDPEHTDSSESDGTSRRSARVTRSSARLSQSSQDSSPVRNPPSFGAEEPVYSTRRVTRSQQQPAPVTPKKYPLRQTRSSGSETEQVVDFSDRDTKNAADHDESPPRTPTGNAPSSESDIDISSPNVSHDESIAKDMSMKDSGSDLSHRPKRRRFHESYNFNMKCPTPGCNSLGHLTGKHERHFSISGCPLYHNLSADECKVRAQSRDKQIEERMLAHRQDDNNRHATRHQAPTERQLRYKEKVAELRKKRNSGLSKEQKEKYMEHRQTYGNTREPLLENLTSEYDLELFRRAQARASEDLEKLRLQGQITEGSNMIKTIAFGRYELDTWYHSPYPEEYARLGRLYMCEFCLKYMKSQTILRRHMAKCVWKHPPGDEIYRKGSISVFEVDGKKNKIYCQNLCLLAKLFLDHKTLYYDVEPFLFYVMTEADNTGCHLIGYFSKEKNSFLNYNVSCILTMPQYMRQGYGKMLIDFSYLLSKVEEKVGSPERPLSDLGLISYRSYWKEVLLRYLHNFQGKEISIKEISQETAVNPVDIVSTLQALQMLKYWKGKHLVLKRQDLIDEWIAKEAKRSNSNKIMDPSCLKWTPPKGT; from the exons ATGCCGCGCAGGAAG AGGAATGCGGGCAGTAGCTCAGATGGAACAGAAGACTCCGATTTCTCTACCGATCCTGAGCATACAGACAGCTCTGAAAGCGATGGCACATCACGACGATCTGCCCGTGTCACCCGTTCCTCAGCCAGACTCAGTCAAAGCTCTCAAG ATTCCAGTCCGGTTCGTAATCCACCATCGTTTGGAGCAGAAGAGCCGGTCTATTCTACGCGGAGGGTAACCCGCAGCCAACAGCAACCCGCTCCCGTGACGCCAAAGAAATACCCGCTCCGGCAGACTCGCTCCTCTGGGTCAGAGACCGAGCAAGTGGTTGACTTTTCTGACAGAG ACACTAAAAATGCAGCGGATCACGATGAGTCTCCACCTCGTACCCCCACCGGGAATGCCCCTTCCTCAGAGTCTGATATTGATATCTCCAGTCCAAATGTATCCCATGATGAGAGCATTGCCAAGGACATGTCCATGAAGGATTCTGGAAGTGACCTGTCTCACCGCCCTAAGCGCCGCCGCTTCCATGAAAGCTACAATTTCAACATGAAATGTCCCACTCCTGGTTGTAACTCTTTAG GACACCTAACTGGAAAACACGAGCGACACTTCTCCATATCGGGATGCCCACTGTATCATAATCTTTCAGCAGATGAGTGCAAG GTTCGAGCCCAGAGCCGGGATAAGCAGATTGAGGAGAGAATGCTGGCCCATCGGCAGGATGACAACAACAGGCATGCCACCAGACACCAG GCACCAACAGAGAGACAGCTGCGATACAAAGAGAAAGTAGCTGAGCTCAGGAAGAAGAGGAACTCGGGCCTGAGcaaggagcaaaaagaaaaatatatg GAGCACAGACAAACCTATGGCAATACCAGGGAACCTCTGCTCGAAAACCTGACGAGTGAGTATGACCTCGAGCTTTTCCGAAGAGCGCAAGCACGAGCATCTGAGGACCTG GAGAAGTTGCGGCTCCAGGGCCAGATCACAGAAGGCAGCAACATGATTAAAACAATCGCTTTTGGTCGTTATGAGCTGGATACCTGGTATCATTCTCCCTACCCAGAGGAATACGCTCGTCTGGGACGTCTCTACATGTGCGAGTTCTGTCTCAAATACATGAAGAGCCAGACAATACTGCGCCGACACATG GCAAAATGTGTTTGGAAACATCCACCAGGTGATGAAATCTACCGCAAAGGCTCCATTTCGGTGTTTGAAGTGGATGGGAAAAAGAACAAG ATCTACTGTCAAAACCTGTGTCTGCTGGCAAAACTTTTCTTGGACCATAAAACACTGTATTACGATGTTGAACCCTTCCTCTTCTATGTCATGACGGAAGCTGACAACACTGGCTGTCACCTGATAGGATATTTCTCCAAG GAGAAGAATTCTTTTCTCAACTACAATGTTTCTTGTATCCTGACGATGCCTCAATATATGAGGCAGGGTTACGGCAAAATGCTCATTGACTTCA gctATTTGCTTTCTAAAGTAGAAGAAAAAGTTGGCTCTCCAGAACGCCCTCTGTCTGACTTAGGTCTCATCAGCTACCGCAGTTACTGGAAGGAAGTTCTCCTTCGTTACCTGCATAATTTCCAAGGAAAAGAGATCTCTATAAAAG AAATCAGTCAGGAGACCGCAGTGAACCCCGTCGACATTGTTAGCACGTTGCAGGCGCTTCAGATGCTCAAGTACTGGAAGGGAAAACACCTGGTCCTAAAAAGACAG GATCTGATTGATGAATGGATAGCCAAAGAGGCAAAAAGATCCAACAGCAATAAGATAATGGATCCCAGCTGTTTGAAATGGACCCCTCCTAAGGGAACTTAA
- the KAT7 gene encoding histone acetyltransferase KAT7 isoform X6: MPRRKRNAGSSSDGTEDSDFSTDPEHTDSSESDGTSRRSARVTRSSARLSQSSQGHLTGKHERHFSISGCPLYHNLSADECKVRAQSRDKQIEERMLAHRQDDNNRHATRHQAPTERQLRYKEKVAELRKKRNSGLSKEQKEKYMEHRQTYGNTREPLLENLTSEYDLELFRRAQARASEDLEKLRLQGQITEGSNMIKTIAFGRYELDTWYHSPYPEEYARLGRLYMCEFCLKYMKSQTILRRHMAKCVWKHPPGDEIYRKGSISVFEVDGKKNKIYCQNLCLLAKLFLDHKTLYYDVEPFLFYVMTEADNTGCHLIGYFSKEKNSFLNYNVSCILTMPQYMRQGYGKMLIDFSYLLSKVEEKVGSPERPLSDLGLISYRSYWKEVLLRYLHNFQGKEISIKEISQETAVNPVDIVSTLQALQMLKYWKGKHLVLKRQDLIDEWIAKEAKRSNSNKIMDPSCLKWTPPKGT, from the exons ATGCCGCGCAGGAAG AGGAATGCGGGCAGTAGCTCAGATGGAACAGAAGACTCCGATTTCTCTACCGATCCTGAGCATACAGACAGCTCTGAAAGCGATGGCACATCACGACGATCTGCCCGTGTCACCCGTTCCTCAGCCAGACTCAGTCAAAGCTCTCAAG GACACCTAACTGGAAAACACGAGCGACACTTCTCCATATCGGGATGCCCACTGTATCATAATCTTTCAGCAGATGAGTGCAAG GTTCGAGCCCAGAGCCGGGATAAGCAGATTGAGGAGAGAATGCTGGCCCATCGGCAGGATGACAACAACAGGCATGCCACCAGACACCAG GCACCAACAGAGAGACAGCTGCGATACAAAGAGAAAGTAGCTGAGCTCAGGAAGAAGAGGAACTCGGGCCTGAGcaaggagcaaaaagaaaaatatatg GAGCACAGACAAACCTATGGCAATACCAGGGAACCTCTGCTCGAAAACCTGACGAGTGAGTATGACCTCGAGCTTTTCCGAAGAGCGCAAGCACGAGCATCTGAGGACCTG GAGAAGTTGCGGCTCCAGGGCCAGATCACAGAAGGCAGCAACATGATTAAAACAATCGCTTTTGGTCGTTATGAGCTGGATACCTGGTATCATTCTCCCTACCCAGAGGAATACGCTCGTCTGGGACGTCTCTACATGTGCGAGTTCTGTCTCAAATACATGAAGAGCCAGACAATACTGCGCCGACACATG GCAAAATGTGTTTGGAAACATCCACCAGGTGATGAAATCTACCGCAAAGGCTCCATTTCGGTGTTTGAAGTGGATGGGAAAAAGAACAAG ATCTACTGTCAAAACCTGTGTCTGCTGGCAAAACTTTTCTTGGACCATAAAACACTGTATTACGATGTTGAACCCTTCCTCTTCTATGTCATGACGGAAGCTGACAACACTGGCTGTCACCTGATAGGATATTTCTCCAAG GAGAAGAATTCTTTTCTCAACTACAATGTTTCTTGTATCCTGACGATGCCTCAATATATGAGGCAGGGTTACGGCAAAATGCTCATTGACTTCA gctATTTGCTTTCTAAAGTAGAAGAAAAAGTTGGCTCTCCAGAACGCCCTCTGTCTGACTTAGGTCTCATCAGCTACCGCAGTTACTGGAAGGAAGTTCTCCTTCGTTACCTGCATAATTTCCAAGGAAAAGAGATCTCTATAAAAG AAATCAGTCAGGAGACCGCAGTGAACCCCGTCGACATTGTTAGCACGTTGCAGGCGCTTCAGATGCTCAAGTACTGGAAGGGAAAACACCTGGTCCTAAAAAGACAG GATCTGATTGATGAATGGATAGCCAAAGAGGCAAAAAGATCCAACAGCAATAAGATAATGGATCCCAGCTGTTTGAAATGGACCCCTCCTAAGGGAACTTAA
- the KAT7 gene encoding histone acetyltransferase KAT7 isoform X7: MPRRKRNAGSSSDGTEDSDFSTDPEHTDSSESDGTSRRSARVTRSSARLSQSSQGHLTGKHERHFSISGCPLYHNLSADECKAPTERQLRYKEKVAELRKKRNSGLSKEQKEKYMEHRQTYGNTREPLLENLTSEYDLELFRRAQARASEDLEKLRLQGQITEGSNMIKTIAFGRYELDTWYHSPYPEEYARLGRLYMCEFCLKYMKSQTILRRHMAKCVWKHPPGDEIYRKGSISVFEVDGKKNKIYCQNLCLLAKLFLDHKTLYYDVEPFLFYVMTEADNTGCHLIGYFSKEKNSFLNYNVSCILTMPQYMRQGYGKMLIDFSYLLSKVEEKVGSPERPLSDLGLISYRSYWKEVLLRYLHNFQGKEISIKEISQETAVNPVDIVSTLQALQMLKYWKGKHLVLKRQDLIDEWIAKEAKRSNSNKIMDPSCLKWTPPKGT, from the exons ATGCCGCGCAGGAAG AGGAATGCGGGCAGTAGCTCAGATGGAACAGAAGACTCCGATTTCTCTACCGATCCTGAGCATACAGACAGCTCTGAAAGCGATGGCACATCACGACGATCTGCCCGTGTCACCCGTTCCTCAGCCAGACTCAGTCAAAGCTCTCAAG GACACCTAACTGGAAAACACGAGCGACACTTCTCCATATCGGGATGCCCACTGTATCATAATCTTTCAGCAGATGAGTGCAAG GCACCAACAGAGAGACAGCTGCGATACAAAGAGAAAGTAGCTGAGCTCAGGAAGAAGAGGAACTCGGGCCTGAGcaaggagcaaaaagaaaaatatatg GAGCACAGACAAACCTATGGCAATACCAGGGAACCTCTGCTCGAAAACCTGACGAGTGAGTATGACCTCGAGCTTTTCCGAAGAGCGCAAGCACGAGCATCTGAGGACCTG GAGAAGTTGCGGCTCCAGGGCCAGATCACAGAAGGCAGCAACATGATTAAAACAATCGCTTTTGGTCGTTATGAGCTGGATACCTGGTATCATTCTCCCTACCCAGAGGAATACGCTCGTCTGGGACGTCTCTACATGTGCGAGTTCTGTCTCAAATACATGAAGAGCCAGACAATACTGCGCCGACACATG GCAAAATGTGTTTGGAAACATCCACCAGGTGATGAAATCTACCGCAAAGGCTCCATTTCGGTGTTTGAAGTGGATGGGAAAAAGAACAAG ATCTACTGTCAAAACCTGTGTCTGCTGGCAAAACTTTTCTTGGACCATAAAACACTGTATTACGATGTTGAACCCTTCCTCTTCTATGTCATGACGGAAGCTGACAACACTGGCTGTCACCTGATAGGATATTTCTCCAAG GAGAAGAATTCTTTTCTCAACTACAATGTTTCTTGTATCCTGACGATGCCTCAATATATGAGGCAGGGTTACGGCAAAATGCTCATTGACTTCA gctATTTGCTTTCTAAAGTAGAAGAAAAAGTTGGCTCTCCAGAACGCCCTCTGTCTGACTTAGGTCTCATCAGCTACCGCAGTTACTGGAAGGAAGTTCTCCTTCGTTACCTGCATAATTTCCAAGGAAAAGAGATCTCTATAAAAG AAATCAGTCAGGAGACCGCAGTGAACCCCGTCGACATTGTTAGCACGTTGCAGGCGCTTCAGATGCTCAAGTACTGGAAGGGAAAACACCTGGTCCTAAAAAGACAG GATCTGATTGATGAATGGATAGCCAAAGAGGCAAAAAGATCCAACAGCAATAAGATAATGGATCCCAGCTGTTTGAAATGGACCCCTCCTAAGGGAACTTAA
- the KAT7 gene encoding histone acetyltransferase KAT7 isoform X5: MPRRKRNAGSSSDGTEDSDFSTDPEHTDSSESDGTSRRSARVTRSSARLSQSSQDSSPVRNPPSFGAEEPVYSTRRVTRSQQQPAPVTPKKYPLRQTRSSGSETEQVVDFSDRGHLTGKHERHFSISGCPLYHNLSADECKAPTERQLRYKEKVAELRKKRNSGLSKEQKEKYMEHRQTYGNTREPLLENLTSEYDLELFRRAQARASEDLEKLRLQGQITEGSNMIKTIAFGRYELDTWYHSPYPEEYARLGRLYMCEFCLKYMKSQTILRRHMAKCVWKHPPGDEIYRKGSISVFEVDGKKNKIYCQNLCLLAKLFLDHKTLYYDVEPFLFYVMTEADNTGCHLIGYFSKEKNSFLNYNVSCILTMPQYMRQGYGKMLIDFSYLLSKVEEKVGSPERPLSDLGLISYRSYWKEVLLRYLHNFQGKEISIKEISQETAVNPVDIVSTLQALQMLKYWKGKHLVLKRQDLIDEWIAKEAKRSNSNKIMDPSCLKWTPPKGT; the protein is encoded by the exons ATGCCGCGCAGGAAG AGGAATGCGGGCAGTAGCTCAGATGGAACAGAAGACTCCGATTTCTCTACCGATCCTGAGCATACAGACAGCTCTGAAAGCGATGGCACATCACGACGATCTGCCCGTGTCACCCGTTCCTCAGCCAGACTCAGTCAAAGCTCTCAAG ATTCCAGTCCGGTTCGTAATCCACCATCGTTTGGAGCAGAAGAGCCGGTCTATTCTACGCGGAGGGTAACCCGCAGCCAACAGCAACCCGCTCCCGTGACGCCAAAGAAATACCCGCTCCGGCAGACTCGCTCCTCTGGGTCAGAGACCGAGCAAGTGGTTGACTTTTCTGACAGAG GACACCTAACTGGAAAACACGAGCGACACTTCTCCATATCGGGATGCCCACTGTATCATAATCTTTCAGCAGATGAGTGCAAG GCACCAACAGAGAGACAGCTGCGATACAAAGAGAAAGTAGCTGAGCTCAGGAAGAAGAGGAACTCGGGCCTGAGcaaggagcaaaaagaaaaatatatg GAGCACAGACAAACCTATGGCAATACCAGGGAACCTCTGCTCGAAAACCTGACGAGTGAGTATGACCTCGAGCTTTTCCGAAGAGCGCAAGCACGAGCATCTGAGGACCTG GAGAAGTTGCGGCTCCAGGGCCAGATCACAGAAGGCAGCAACATGATTAAAACAATCGCTTTTGGTCGTTATGAGCTGGATACCTGGTATCATTCTCCCTACCCAGAGGAATACGCTCGTCTGGGACGTCTCTACATGTGCGAGTTCTGTCTCAAATACATGAAGAGCCAGACAATACTGCGCCGACACATG GCAAAATGTGTTTGGAAACATCCACCAGGTGATGAAATCTACCGCAAAGGCTCCATTTCGGTGTTTGAAGTGGATGGGAAAAAGAACAAG ATCTACTGTCAAAACCTGTGTCTGCTGGCAAAACTTTTCTTGGACCATAAAACACTGTATTACGATGTTGAACCCTTCCTCTTCTATGTCATGACGGAAGCTGACAACACTGGCTGTCACCTGATAGGATATTTCTCCAAG GAGAAGAATTCTTTTCTCAACTACAATGTTTCTTGTATCCTGACGATGCCTCAATATATGAGGCAGGGTTACGGCAAAATGCTCATTGACTTCA gctATTTGCTTTCTAAAGTAGAAGAAAAAGTTGGCTCTCCAGAACGCCCTCTGTCTGACTTAGGTCTCATCAGCTACCGCAGTTACTGGAAGGAAGTTCTCCTTCGTTACCTGCATAATTTCCAAGGAAAAGAGATCTCTATAAAAG AAATCAGTCAGGAGACCGCAGTGAACCCCGTCGACATTGTTAGCACGTTGCAGGCGCTTCAGATGCTCAAGTACTGGAAGGGAAAACACCTGGTCCTAAAAAGACAG GATCTGATTGATGAATGGATAGCCAAAGAGGCAAAAAGATCCAACAGCAATAAGATAATGGATCCCAGCTGTTTGAAATGGACCCCTCCTAAGGGAACTTAA